The Hyphomicrobiales bacterium genome has a window encoding:
- a CDS encoding hypothetical protein (Evidence 5 : Unknown function): MLLGRLRIAGSGRNRWVFLMMSPAYARPSLSRFDHTIAQVFSRQGHAIDLESRPKRNSVGLRRQPRPFPRHIKDIATDHGASGWALMPRQFTER, translated from the coding sequence TTGCTTTTAGGGAGATTGAGGATCGCCGGCAGCGGCCGAAACCGCTGGGTGTTCTTGATGATGAGCCCCGCATATGCGCGGCCTTCGCTCAGCCGCTTCGACCACACGATTGCACAGGTTTTCAGCAGGCAGGGCCACGCAATCGACCTCGAAAGCCGTCCGAAGCGCAATAGCGTCGGCCTTCGGCGCCAGCCTCGTCCCTTCCCCCGGCACATCAAGGACATTGCCACCGATCATGGAGCTTCAGGTTGGGCCCTCATGCCACGGCAGTTTACCGAACGATAA